From Vallitalea longa, the proteins below share one genomic window:
- a CDS encoding peptidoglycan recognition protein family protein — translation MNNSPLVDYTKISPNKTSPRNHVIDTITIHCMAGNCSIETCGNIFQPTSIQASSNYGVGTDGRIGMYVEEKDRSWCSSSSSNDNRAVTIEVANDGGANTGWHVSDKALTALINLIADICKRNGIKELKWQGDKSLIGQIDKQNMTVHRWFANKSCPGDYLYNLHGKISEEVNKIIAKSNEIDLSDWAIEGHDFVTQNNISDGTRPKDNITREEVWTMLKRFKQIDKRLV, via the coding sequence ATGAATAACAGTCCTTTAGTAGATTACACAAAAATCAGTCCAAACAAAACCAGTCCAAGAAACCATGTGATTGATACAATTACGATTCATTGTATGGCAGGAAATTGTTCTATTGAAACATGTGGAAATATATTTCAGCCTACTTCAATACAGGCTTCTTCCAATTATGGTGTAGGTACTGATGGAAGAATTGGAATGTATGTTGAAGAAAAAGACCGTTCATGGTGTTCTTCTTCCAGTTCCAATGACAACAGAGCAGTTACCATTGAAGTTGCAAACGATGGTGGTGCTAATACTGGATGGCATGTATCAGACAAAGCACTTACTGCATTAATCAATCTTATAGCTGATATATGCAAAAGAAATGGAATCAAAGAATTAAAATGGCAAGGTGACAAATCTTTGATTGGTCAGATTGACAAGCAAAACATGACAGTTCATAGATGGTTTGCAAATAAATCCTGTCCTGGTGATTATCTGTATAACCTTCATGGAAAAATTTCAGAAGAAGTGAACAAAATTATAGCTAAATCAAATGAAATTGATCTTTCTGATTGGGCGATAGAAGGACATGATTTTGTGACTCAAAATAATATTTCTGATGGTACAAGACCAAAAGATAATATTACTAGGGAAGAGGTTTGGACTATGTTGAAAAGATTTAAGCAAATAGATAAAAGACTTGTTTAG
- a CDS encoding phage major capsid protein, with translation MEKWLQEMLKKTEGKRNELRAKGKDAKTLEEVRSIEEQIEECEKNISQYRSQLNAIAEEKANEESEKREQENIEEKRDAIPDGKFNPIATYTKSDEARAEQEKKYEQRGQTLKDGKAVKFSTDEMPTFRSVSLESGKLINEEKYSREVNKTFNEVSGLIDKVNAVPLQGGESYSKAFEKSSGEGDYTTEDGEYHDADPEFDYVSIGKAKITAYTEITDEAKKLPNIQYQTLVRNSIEKSLRKKITKQIVLGAGGSNAITGIFNAPAKVIPSGDGEEVEISEIDENTLDKIVFGYGGDEDVEGDAYLILNKLDLAKFAAIRGSDGKKLYKIDLKGNTGTISSDDSFKVPYIINSGCPALSSEKTPVDTSCMTYGKLEGYEMPVFSDIEVEESRDFKFKSGQIAYRGSVWVGGNVAMYKGFVIVKKVEEEIKA, from the coding sequence ATGGAAAAATGGTTACAAGAAATGTTAAAGAAAACAGAGGGAAAAAGAAATGAATTAAGAGCCAAAGGTAAAGATGCTAAGACCTTGGAAGAAGTAAGAAGCATTGAAGAACAGATCGAAGAGTGTGAAAAGAATATCTCACAATACAGGTCACAATTAAATGCAATAGCTGAAGAAAAAGCTAATGAAGAATCAGAAAAAAGAGAACAAGAAAACATAGAAGAAAAAAGAGATGCTATCCCAGATGGTAAATTCAATCCAATAGCTACATATACAAAATCAGATGAAGCAAGGGCAGAACAAGAAAAGAAATATGAGCAGAGAGGGCAGACATTAAAAGATGGTAAAGCAGTAAAATTCAGTACTGATGAAATGCCAACATTCAGATCCGTATCATTAGAAAGTGGTAAGCTTATTAATGAAGAAAAATACAGCAGAGAAGTAAACAAAACATTTAACGAAGTATCAGGACTAATTGACAAGGTGAACGCTGTACCACTCCAAGGTGGAGAAAGTTATTCCAAGGCTTTTGAAAAATCAAGTGGTGAAGGTGATTATACAACAGAAGATGGTGAATACCATGATGCAGATCCAGAATTCGATTATGTATCCATAGGGAAAGCCAAGATTACAGCTTATACAGAGATAACAGACGAAGCTAAAAAACTACCCAATATACAATATCAAACTTTAGTCAGAAACAGTATAGAGAAATCTCTTAGAAAGAAAATAACTAAGCAGATTGTATTAGGTGCAGGCGGTTCCAATGCAATAACAGGTATCTTCAATGCACCAGCAAAAGTTATTCCATCAGGTGATGGAGAAGAAGTAGAAATATCTGAAATTGATGAAAACACACTAGATAAAATAGTATTCGGCTATGGTGGAGATGAAGATGTAGAAGGAGATGCTTACTTAATATTAAATAAATTAGACCTGGCCAAGTTTGCAGCTATAAGAGGTTCAGATGGTAAGAAGCTTTATAAGATAGACTTAAAAGGAAACACCGGAACAATATCATCTGATGATAGTTTCAAAGTCCCATATATAATCAACAGTGGTTGTCCTGCATTATCATCAGAAAAAACACCAGTAGATACTTCATGTATGACATATGGAAAACTAGAAGGATATGAAATGCCAGTATTTTCAGATATAGAAGTAGAAGAATCAAGAGACTTTAAATTCAAGAGTGGACAAATAGCTTATCGTGGTTCAGTATGGGTAGGCGGTAATGTAGCAATGTATAAAGGCTTCGTAATAGTTAAAAAAGTTGAAGAAGAGATAAAAGCATAA
- a CDS encoding phage head closure protein — protein sequence MDPGELNTRIPFLKKKESDTLDLSNDAYELYKNIWTKVKYMSAKETFTSDANNVLNRVNLVIRTRKDIKNDMRFLLDEVPYEIKGIRPLDKRKMYLLVTGEIIKHEQ from the coding sequence ATGGATCCAGGAGAATTAAATACAAGAATACCTTTTCTTAAGAAAAAAGAAAGTGATACATTGGATTTATCAAATGATGCATATGAATTATATAAAAACATATGGACCAAGGTTAAATACATGAGTGCTAAAGAGACATTTACTTCTGATGCCAACAATGTACTTAATAGAGTAAATCTAGTTATCAGAACAAGAAAAGATATAAAAAATGATATGAGATTCTTGCTTGATGAAGTACCATATGAAATAAAAGGAATACGTCCTTTGGATAAAAGGAAGATGTATCTTTTAGTTACAGGAGAGATAATAAAACATGAGCAGTGA
- a CDS encoding DNRLRE domain-containing protein, with protein sequence MAKTVTITATKDAYVDTSNNRWYGTESILKIGADIDRHAFQYGCIIYFPVLENIPLHAKIINATLNINISTAKYYYANRYMEIRYGNMRNNIHWEESNIPSNIQEESIKTGGTSEWIHEKGNYSLDMKKVLTPIVEGKETNNSFCFARGNMDDARDYIYIKSVQSDSKPYLNVTYEEVPPTKPSNVKPNDENKRSNEKVIFSWSYTPQYEGDTQYKYELQYSIDNGQNWRKVSKTTSSTSYTLPANTFIYDTDIIWKVRVYNKQLLMSQWAESRFHLIGKPHTPVITNSTTLNTPKLSITWSSKGQVSYKIKILDGTKTLLDTKEIVGTQKFYRVSRTLENNKKYTIRLAIKNKYGNWSSEATKTITTNYPEPEKPELIINSNNVMGTITIKCIKKDGVLPTHHFQVFRKDDQEQYIKIADNIKSTYTDYTVKSGKTYYYKIRAIAEEGQYKDSTEASKAAFVKGSQIALTSDYSNGINLRYNRTLQVKYQLNRQTTNFDGREKPVVEYGEHLSKYFSIGFLIRDNEDIQKIEEILTANETILYRDDRGRKIYGTITQIDIDDDRRLKYNLTFILQEVDFSEVL encoded by the coding sequence ATGGCTAAAACAGTAACGATTACAGCGACTAAAGATGCATATGTAGATACATCAAACAATAGATGGTATGGTACTGAAAGCATTCTTAAGATAGGTGCCGATATTGATCGCCACGCCTTTCAATACGGATGTATCATATATTTTCCTGTATTAGAGAATATACCATTACATGCTAAAATAATTAATGCAACATTGAATATAAATATATCAACTGCAAAATATTATTATGCTAATAGGTATATGGAAATCAGATATGGTAATATGAGGAATAATATACATTGGGAAGAATCGAATATCCCTAGCAACATACAAGAAGAGTCAATAAAAACAGGTGGAACAAGTGAATGGATTCATGAAAAAGGAAATTATTCTTTAGATATGAAAAAGGTTTTAACTCCTATTGTTGAAGGAAAAGAGACTAATAATTCCTTTTGTTTTGCAAGAGGAAATATGGATGATGCAAGAGATTATATATATATAAAATCAGTTCAATCAGATTCAAAACCATACTTGAATGTAACATATGAAGAAGTACCTCCAACTAAACCTTCAAATGTAAAACCAAATGATGAAAATAAGAGGAGTAATGAAAAAGTTATATTCAGTTGGAGTTACACGCCACAATATGAGGGAGATACTCAATATAAATATGAACTCCAATACAGTATAGATAACGGTCAAAATTGGAGAAAAGTATCTAAGACAACAAGTTCAACAAGTTATACACTACCTGCTAATACATTTATTTACGATACAGATATTATATGGAAAGTAAGAGTTTATAATAAACAATTATTAATGAGCCAATGGGCAGAAAGCCGATTCCATTTAATAGGTAAACCACATACACCTGTAATAACAAATAGTACAACATTGAATACCCCAAAACTATCTATCACTTGGAGTAGCAAGGGGCAAGTCAGTTACAAGATAAAAATCCTGGATGGAACAAAAACATTACTAGATACAAAAGAAATAGTAGGGACTCAAAAATTCTATAGAGTTAGTAGAACTTTGGAAAACAATAAGAAGTATACTATTAGACTAGCTATAAAAAATAAATACGGTAACTGGTCTAGTGAAGCAACTAAAACAATTACTACAAACTATCCAGAACCAGAGAAGCCAGAGCTTATAATAAATTCCAATAATGTCATGGGTACAATAACTATAAAATGTATAAAAAAGGATGGGGTATTACCAACACATCATTTTCAGGTATTCAGAAAAGATGATCAAGAACAATATATAAAAATAGCTGACAATATAAAAAGTACATACACCGATTATACAGTCAAAAGCGGTAAAACCTATTATTATAAAATCAGAGCAATAGCAGAAGAAGGACAATACAAGGATTCCACAGAAGCAAGCAAAGCAGCATTTGTAAAAGGCTCACAAATAGCACTTACAAGTGATTATAGTAATGGTATTAATCTAAGATATAACCGTACTTTACAAGTAAAATACCAACTTAATAGACAAACCACTAATTTTGATGGTAGAGAAAAACCAGTAGTAGAATATGGTGAACACTTAAGTAAATATTTTAGCATAGGTTTCTTGATAAGAGATAATGAAGATATCCAAAAGATTGAAGAAATACTTACAGCTAATGAGACAATACTATATAGAGATGATAGAGGTAGGAAGATATACGGAACAATAACACAGATTGACATAGATGATGATAGAAGACTTAAATACAACTTGACATTTATATTGCAGGAAGTTGATTTCAGCGAGGTGTTATGA
- a CDS encoding HK97 family phage prohead protease produces the protein MNKKQLPTKDMEVIRSFGFPDIRASEEGTYIDGHAAVYNQRTNIGDWFYEVIERGAFQDTDFDDVLFSANHEWHKIPLARSRRNNGNSTMQLNVDEKGLYIKADLDVDNNTEAKSLYSAVKRGDINGMSFIFYVEEERWTDLDSDMPTRYISKIAKVREVSAVNYPAYEGTDINARDKKALDNAKSTLDNVKELENSREQNEQRSLELEKIKLLKFY, from the coding sequence TTGAATAAAAAACAACTCCCCACTAAAGACATGGAGGTCATAAGAAGTTTTGGCTTCCCAGACATAAGGGCAAGTGAAGAAGGAACATATATAGATGGTCATGCAGCGGTATACAATCAAAGGACCAACATAGGTGACTGGTTCTACGAAGTCATTGAAAGAGGAGCATTCCAGGATACTGATTTTGATGATGTACTTTTCAGTGCTAATCATGAATGGCATAAGATACCCTTGGCAAGAAGCAGAAGAAATAATGGAAACTCCACAATGCAGTTGAATGTAGATGAAAAAGGTCTATACATAAAAGCAGATCTTGACGTGGACAACAACACAGAAGCAAAAAGTTTATATAGTGCTGTAAAAAGAGGAGACATCAATGGAATGTCTTTTATTTTTTATGTGGAAGAAGAAAGATGGACCGACTTAGACAGTGATATGCCTACTAGATATATATCAAAAATAGCAAAAGTAAGAGAAGTAAGTGCAGTCAATTACCCAGCTTATGAGGGTACTGATATAAATGCTCGTGATAAAAAAGCGTTGGATAACGCTAAATCTACATTGGATAATGTAAAGGAGTTGGAGAACTCTAGAGAGCAGAATGAACAAAGAAGTCTGGAACTGGAAAAAATAAAACTTCTGAAATTCTATTAA
- a CDS encoding HK97-gp10 family putative phage morphogenesis protein, whose protein sequence is MSSEVNISFDFDSIIDEIESMGKDVNKIEKNTTLKASKIVAEKLKDNVTSSNINREDYVHMKDNVKISHLKEDEELNRIRSIHFGNLQYKAKWHEFGTSKQEPDYLLSKTIKETQNEVKQVIDNDIKKSLGL, encoded by the coding sequence ATGAGCAGTGAAGTTAATATATCTTTTGATTTTGATAGTATCATTGATGAAATAGAGAGCATGGGTAAAGATGTTAATAAAATTGAAAAGAATACTACTCTAAAAGCAAGTAAAATAGTAGCAGAAAAATTAAAAGACAATGTTACAAGTTCTAACATTAATAGAGAAGATTATGTTCATATGAAAGATAATGTGAAAATATCTCATTTGAAAGAGGATGAAGAATTAAATAGGATTAGAAGTATTCATTTTGGTAATCTTCAATATAAAGCTAAATGGCATGAATTTGGAACTAGCAAGCAAGAGCCGGATTATCTGTTAAGTAAAACTATAAAAGAGACTCAAAATGAAGTAAAGCAAGTAATAGATAATGACATTAAGAAATCATTAGGATTGTAG
- a CDS encoding major tail protein → MRKHAIIDVKNIYFSKISINEDNVLTYGQPNLLYESEQIDLSVTTSTLKKHTTGGIDIINDFEGGEATIKTYGIDNATLAEIEGHEIDSNGVVIEKSDDEPPHVAIGFQAIKRNKASRFVWLLYCKKKYNSESYVKKTEKTDPVSSTLTFDVSERIDKQWKNVIDSDDTNAPEDLETKWFKNVYDGTAWKE, encoded by the coding sequence GTGAGAAAACATGCGATTATAGATGTTAAGAACATATATTTTTCAAAAATATCTATTAATGAAGATAATGTTCTTACATATGGTCAACCAAACCTTTTATACGAAAGTGAACAAATAGACCTTAGTGTAACTACCAGTACTTTAAAAAAACATACTACAGGTGGTATAGATATAATAAACGATTTTGAAGGTGGAGAGGCAACCATAAAAACATATGGTATAGATAATGCTACGCTAGCTGAAATAGAAGGACATGAAATAGACAGTAATGGAGTAGTAATTGAAAAAAGTGATGATGAACCACCACATGTAGCTATAGGTTTCCAAGCAATTAAAAGGAATAAAGCTAGCAGATTTGTATGGTTGTTGTATTGTAAGAAAAAATATAATAGTGAATCTTATGTGAAGAAAACAGAAAAAACTGATCCAGTAAGTTCAACCCTTACATTTGATGTGTCAGAGAGAATTGATAAACAATGGAAGAATGTTATTGATAGTGATGATACTAACGCACCTGAAGATTTAGAAACTAAGTGGTTTAAAAATGTATATGATGGTACTGCTTGGAAGGAATGA
- a CDS encoding BppU family phage baseplate upper protein: MAIHDIKVGIYEKEYAIPRITFVTLDSNILIIKMYGKNGEVINLTNSTVRINYEDETGNKYYQDQNSGCIIKDAEKGSIEVTINNGIFNDSKEIKAEVVIRTGQDRITTNEFSFDSRFPIDLDSNVVPPQEIELWTVTLEKVKKQLDTSMADISVEVNDNANRISDISYKSADGSINDITLSKKGFTLDDGRYVEFKAKHTNTGHVTLNVNSSGAKSLKNADATELGIGDIKANSYYRAIYNGSFFLLASKGGIEVNDTKEGSFKIDAGETITKGDLIELINGKIIKVRSVKPSVSTKTVLNDDGPYDISVTRLTDEKALVCYKDHNQDDYDTVCILNINKTTVSAGPETVLNYNSDRMYHTLVTRLTDEKVLVCYTDVNNDDYSTACVLNIKGTTITAGPETDLNGNSPYDISLTRLTDEKALICYTDVKYRGTACILNIDGTTITAGPEMVFNSNRTYYISAIRLTDEKALVCYIDVNGDDCSTACVLKINGTTIKSGIETIINSDSLCDISLIRLTDEKALICYTDTKYNNHGVACILNIDDTTITVCRETIFNNDSLYDISLTRLTDEKALVCYQVMNRNKYGTACVLNIEGTTITADQEKVFNSNNTYDISVTRLTDEKALVCYIDVNRHNNKCIACVLNITKDPNGIALQNGTENQTIKVIHW, from the coding sequence ATGGCGATACATGATATTAAAGTAGGAATATACGAGAAAGAATATGCTATTCCTAGAATAACCTTTGTAACACTAGACAGTAATATACTCATTATAAAAATGTATGGGAAAAACGGAGAAGTCATTAATCTCACAAACAGCACAGTTAGAATTAATTATGAAGATGAAACAGGTAATAAATATTATCAAGACCAAAATAGTGGTTGTATCATTAAAGATGCAGAGAAAGGAAGTATAGAAGTTACAATCAACAATGGCATATTCAATGACTCTAAAGAAATTAAAGCCGAAGTTGTAATAAGAACAGGGCAAGATAGAATAACAACTAATGAATTTTCATTTGACTCCAGATTTCCTATTGATCTAGATTCAAATGTAGTCCCACCTCAAGAGATTGAATTATGGACAGTAACTTTAGAAAAAGTAAAGAAACAACTTGATACATCAATGGCTGATATTTCAGTTGAGGTAAATGACAATGCAAATAGAATAAGTGATATTTCATATAAATCAGCTGATGGCAGCATAAATGATATAACACTATCTAAAAAAGGATTTACACTTGATGATGGCAGATATGTAGAATTTAAAGCTAAACATACCAATACAGGACACGTTACATTGAATGTCAATAGTTCAGGTGCTAAAAGCCTGAAAAATGCAGATGCAACTGAGCTTGGTATTGGTGATATCAAAGCTAATAGTTATTATAGAGCAATTTATAATGGCAGTTTTTTTCTCTTAGCCTCTAAAGGAGGCATTGAAGTAAACGATACGAAAGAAGGATCATTTAAAATTGATGCAGGAGAAACTATAACTAAAGGTGATCTGATTGAATTAATTAATGGTAAGATAATAAAAGTTAGAAGTGTAAAACCAAGTGTTAGTACAAAAACGGTTTTAAATGATGATGGTCCATATGATATATCAGTAACGAGATTAACAGATGAGAAGGCTTTAGTTTGTTATAAGGATCATAATCAAGATGATTATGATACAGTTTGTATATTGAATATAAATAAAACAACTGTATCAGCAGGTCCAGAAACGGTTTTAAACTATAATAGTGATAGGATGTATCATACATTAGTAACAAGATTAACAGATGAAAAAGTTTTAGTTTGCTATACGGATGTTAATAATGATGATTATAGTACAGCTTGTGTATTAAACATAAAAGGTACAACTATAACAGCAGGTCCAGAAACGGATTTAAATGGTAATAGTCCATATGATATATCATTAACAAGATTAACAGATGAAAAAGCTTTGATTTGTTATACTGATGTTAAATATCGTGGTACAGCTTGTATATTAAACATAGATGGAACAACTATAACAGCAGGTCCAGAAATGGTTTTTAATAGTAATAGGACATATTATATATCAGCAATAAGATTAACAGATGAAAAAGCTTTAGTTTGTTATATAGATGTTAATGGTGATGATTGTTCCACCGCTTGTGTATTAAAAATAAATGGTACCACTATTAAATCAGGTATAGAGACAATTATTAATAGTGATAGCCTATGTGATATATCATTGATAAGATTAACAGATGAAAAAGCTTTAATTTGTTATACAGATACTAAATATAATAATCATGGTGTGGCTTGTATATTAAATATAGATGATACAACTATAACAGTATGTAGAGAAACGATTTTTAACAATGATAGCCTATATGATATATCGTTAACAAGATTAACAGATGAAAAAGCTTTGGTTTGTTATCAGGTTATGAATCGTAATAAATATGGTACAGCGTGTGTATTGAACATAGAAGGAACAACTATAACAGCAGATCAAGAAAAGGTTTTTAATAGTAATAACACTTATGATATATCAGTGACAAGATTAACAGATGAGAAAGCTTTGGTCTGTTATATAGATGTTAATCGTCATAATAATAAATGTATAGCTTGTGTATTGAACATAACAAAAGATCCTAATGGAATAGCATTACAAAATGGAACTGAGAACCAAACTATAAAAGTCATTCATTGGTAA
- a CDS encoding head-tail connector protein yields the protein MIVALEEVKKHLRIETNEDDEIIKLMIGGADSFVRSAVDSEVNENDERAKMVCLFLITDMYENRGLVTEKSNSKIRDIAKMMLLQL from the coding sequence TTGATAGTTGCACTTGAAGAGGTAAAAAAACATCTTAGAATAGAGACAAATGAAGATGATGAAATTATTAAGTTAATGATAGGTGGAGCAGACAGTTTTGTGAGATCAGCAGTAGATTCAGAAGTAAATGAAAATGATGAGAGAGCTAAGATGGTATGCCTGTTTTTAATAACTGATATGTACGAAAATAGAGGACTGGTAACTGAAAAAAGCAACAGTAAAATAAGAGATATTGCAAAGATGATGTTATTGCAATTATGA
- a CDS encoding phage tail tape measure protein, with translation MNKEFQTIIKVGMNATDFNKNSSEVSRRIKLLDTSFREASARAKAYGESTDTLKQKHTILTEKINLQTQRVQKLKHQYEKSRKETGDNSKATDTLAIRYNNAIIQLRRIEGQLDKTNKNIKEQSKALTEVQQKMKDYGDRVKKVGEQANEISNGMLKVGAAITAVGAVVTKIGIDFDTSMRKVKTIADETQVSNKQLSDSVLELSSKYGIANTEIANSLYETLSAGVETKKSISFLDDAIKNSIGGFTDATTSVNTLTNILNAYNVETEKSIEISDKLLVLQKLGKTTIGEFGDQIGKVAPLASQANVNIDELLGSIATLTKNSIKGKESITAMKAVISNIIKPSVEASIEANRLGMKFNAAGLKAKGFAGFLDMVIERTHGNTESLTKLFGSVEALNAVMLLTSDKGAKDFKEALDAMADSTGMTDEAVKDMDGSGRNLDETIQTLKNSATEAFYAIEPILTTILNILNPIFKAFSNINPIILRFITIFGIMLVVIGSFIKLAGTLAISIGAISATMGTLGITCSISASHILIVVGALAALAFILALVLGRSKDVSKGIEDVTNSVSNMKLPQPEVPKEYVPKQYSVNGSHRNGLKTVPFDGYKAELHKNEEVLTASDPRNINNDKKYGGDNFYITIDTSNIKDINDIVEIARNARQNRRQYA, from the coding sequence ATGAATAAGGAGTTCCAAACCATAATTAAAGTTGGTATGAATGCTACAGATTTCAATAAGAACAGTTCAGAGGTATCTAGGAGAATAAAACTTCTAGATACCTCTTTTCGTGAAGCCAGTGCTAGGGCAAAAGCCTATGGAGAAAGTACTGATACACTGAAACAAAAGCATACGATATTAACGGAAAAAATAAACTTACAGACACAGAGAGTACAAAAATTAAAACACCAATATGAAAAAAGCAGAAAAGAAACAGGAGATAATAGTAAAGCCACAGATACTTTAGCTATCAGATATAACAATGCTATTATTCAGTTAAGGAGGATAGAAGGGCAGCTTGATAAAACAAACAAAAATATAAAAGAACAATCTAAAGCCTTAACAGAAGTACAACAGAAAATGAAAGACTATGGCGACAGAGTAAAAAAAGTTGGAGAACAAGCAAATGAAATATCTAATGGTATGCTTAAAGTTGGTGCTGCCATAACAGCAGTTGGTGCAGTAGTAACGAAAATAGGAATAGATTTTGATACTTCCATGAGAAAGGTAAAAACAATAGCAGATGAAACACAAGTAAGTAATAAACAGCTATCCGATAGTGTTCTAGAATTAAGTAGTAAATATGGTATAGCTAATACAGAAATAGCTAATTCATTGTATGAGACATTAAGTGCAGGAGTAGAAACCAAAAAATCAATCTCTTTTTTAGATGATGCCATAAAAAATAGCATTGGTGGATTTACCGATGCAACAACTAGTGTTAATACTTTAACTAATATATTAAATGCTTATAATGTAGAAACCGAAAAATCCATAGAAATATCTGATAAACTTCTTGTTTTACAGAAACTAGGTAAAACTACCATTGGAGAATTTGGAGATCAGATTGGTAAAGTTGCTCCATTAGCAAGCCAAGCTAATGTAAATATAGATGAGTTATTGGGTTCTATAGCAACACTAACCAAAAACTCCATAAAAGGTAAAGAATCAATAACAGCAATGAAAGCTGTAATATCCAACATAATAAAACCTAGTGTAGAAGCAAGTATAGAAGCTAATAGGTTAGGAATGAAATTTAATGCAGCAGGATTAAAAGCAAAAGGATTTGCAGGATTTTTAGATATGGTTATTGAAAGAACACATGGAAATACTGAAAGTTTAACTAAACTATTTGGTTCTGTAGAAGCTTTGAATGCTGTTATGCTCTTAACTAGTGATAAGGGTGCAAAAGACTTTAAAGAAGCACTAGATGCCATGGCTGACTCTACAGGTATGACAGATGAAGCTGTAAAAGATATGGATGGTAGTGGTAGAAACCTAGATGAAACAATACAAACTCTAAAAAATAGTGCAACAGAAGCCTTTTATGCAATAGAGCCTATACTAACTACAATCCTTAATATATTAAATCCAATATTTAAAGCATTCAGTAACATAAACCCTATAATACTAAGGTTCATAACTATATTTGGAATAATGCTTGTAGTTATAGGAAGTTTTATTAAATTAGCTGGTACCTTGGCAATTTCCATTGGTGCAATAAGTGCTACAATGGGTACATTAGGAATAACATGCTCTATAAGTGCCAGTCATATTCTTATAGTTGTTGGAGCATTGGCTGCATTAGCATTTATTTTAGCTCTTGTATTAGGACGTTCTAAGGATGTAAGTAAGGGAATAGAGGATGTAACGAACAGTGTAAGTAACATGAAGCTGCCACAACCAGAAGTACCTAAAGAGTATGTACCTAAACAATATTCTGTAAATGGCAGTCATAGAAATGGATTAAAAACAGTTCCATTTGATGGATACAAGGCAGAATTACATAAGAATGAAGAAGTACTTACAGCAAGTGATCCAAGAAACATCAATAATGATAAAAAATACGGTGGAGATAATTTCTATATCACTATAGATACATCGAATATAAAAGACATTAATGACATAGTGGAAATAGCTAGAAATGCAAGACAAAATAGAAGGCAATATGCGTAA
- a CDS encoding phage holin family protein, which produces MNEKVIVNGSKGFLAMCGAIFSFITNSVTELVIILAILMVGDYLTGVIASYVEQEIDSSKSLGKLNFKRGLTGVFKKVGYLILVGLAILLDYIVYYIGATAAGIDLGFKGIFTLIVTCWLIGTEAISLIENLGRIGVPIPGFLKKAFIKLKDTVEKVGEEG; this is translated from the coding sequence ATGAACGAGAAAGTTATAGTAAACGGAAGTAAAGGTTTTTTAGCAATGTGTGGGGCAATATTTTCTTTTATAACTAATTCTGTTACGGAGTTAGTTATAATACTAGCGATACTTATGGTAGGGGACTATCTAACAGGAGTAATTGCTAGTTATGTAGAACAAGAAATTGATTCAAGTAAATCTCTAGGAAAACTGAATTTCAAAAGAGGATTAACAGGTGTATTTAAAAAGGTAGGATATTTAATATTAGTTGGTCTAGCTATTTTATTGGATTACATAGTATATTACATTGGAGCTACAGCAGCTGGTATAGATTTAGGATTCAAAGGTATATTCACTTTAATAGTAACTTGTTGGTTAATAGGTACAGAAGCAATAAGTCTTATAGAAAATCTAGGAAGAATAGGAGTACCAATACCAGGATTCTTAAAAAAAGCATTTATAAAACTAAAGGATACGGTAGAAAAAGTTGGAGAGGAAGGGTAA